TGCTTTCAATGACAAACTATAGTTCGTTTCCTCACAATTTCCGTTGATTTTTTTAGTTTTCGATGCATTTTTTTGATCGAAAACAAGTAAATGATCTTGTTAGATTATCAGCCAGACTGATTTGAACAAAAATAAAACAAATAGATTGAATTATAATCAGCGGCAATCATCAAGCCCTATGATTGTCAACTGAATTCACCATCGTCATACTGTTCAACAAGCGATCACTCACCACATTATCAACACACAAATCGACATGGAAATCGCACTCAACAATAAAATGAATGAATCATCATGCGCTGGCGTGAGGCAGTGGAAAACCGTTAAAATACAAATACTCAATACACACATAAATACTGAAATATTGAATCTTATGGAAAAACCCGCAGCGCACATCCTCTCGCCACAGCATCAGCGCGAAGAAACCACCATTGATGAGCACATCCGCCCGCGCCGTTTGCAAGACTACATTGGGCAACCCGTGGTGCGCGAACAAATGGAAATTTTCATTCACGCCGCCCGTCATCGCGGCGAAGCACTCGATCACGTCTTGATTTTTGGTCCACCAGGGCTGGGTAAAACCACACTCTCCCACATTATCGCGCACGAAATGGGCGCTAACCTGCGCCAAACCTCTGGGCCAGTCTTAGAAAAAGCGGGGGATCTCGCCGCCTTGCTGACCAACCTCGAACCGCACGACGTGTTGTTTATCGACGAAATCCACCGCCTCAGCCCAATGGTGGAAGAAATTCTTTACCCCGCCTTAGAAGATTTCCAACTCGACATTATGATTGGGGAAGGCCCCGCTGCACGTTCCATCAAGCTCGACCTGCCGCCTTTCACCTTGGTGGGCGCGACGACGCGGGCAGGCTTGCTGACCTCGCCGTTGCGGGATCGCTTCGGAATTGTGCAACGCTTGGAATTTTACAACGTTGATGATTTAGCCTACATCGTGCAACGCGCCGCCAGCATCATTGGTGCCAACATCGACGCTGGTGGAGCGCAAGAAATCGCCCGCCGTTCACGCGGCACACCACGCATTGCCAACCGCCTGTTGCGCCGAGTGCGCGATTACGTGCAAGTCAAAGGCAATGGCATTATTGATACGGAGATGGCAGATAAAGCCCTGAATATGCTCAATGTGGATAATCAAGGTTTCGACCACATGGACCGCCGCCTACTGTTAGCCGTGATGGAAAAATTTGACGGCGGCCCAGTGGGTGTAGACAGCTTAGCCGCCGCGATTGGTGAAGAACGCGGCACGATTGAAGATGTGCTCGAACCGTTCCTCATCCAACAAGGCTTTTTAATGCGTACCCCGCGTGGACGAGTCGCGACCCGCCATGCATGGCAACACTTCGGGCTAAATATCCCCGCCCGTTTCAATCCAAACGCGACCCCAGCGGATCAAGCAGGCAACAGTTTTGACCTATTTGAATGAATTTATCTTCCCAGTGCGGGTGTATTACGAAGACACCGATGCCGGTGGGGTGGTGTATCACGCCAATTACTTGCGTTTTATGGAACGCGCCCGCACCGAATGGCTGCGCACCTTAGGCTTTGAACAAGACACATTGGCACAAGAATTGAATGCTGTTTTCGTGGTGGCTGGACTGGAAATTGCATACCGCAAGCCTGCCCGCTTCAATGATGCTTTACTGGTTAACGCCAAAATCGACACCATCGGGCGTGCTAGTTTACTATTCAAGCAAGAAATTTGGCGCGAAGGCCGTAATAATTCGCGTGAACTCTTGACAACTGCCAGCGTCAAAGTAGTCTGTGTCAACACGGGCACCTTTCGTTCAATGACAATTCCAACAGCAATCAGGGAACTCCTTCAGTGACAACAGACCTCTCCATACTCAAGCTGATCATGGATGCCAGCTTGGTCGTCAAAATCGTGATGATCTTACTGGTATTGGCTTCACTGCTATCCTGGACGCTGATTATGGTGAAATCCAGCACCATTAACAGCACCCAAAGCAATGTCACCCAATTTGAAGAACGCTTCTGGAGCGGGGTTTCACTGAACTCCTTGTACGAAGAGTTGTCTCAGAAAACACAGCGGCGTGGGCTGGAGCGTATTTTTTACGACGGCTTTCACGAATACAAACGCGCCCTTAACACCGACCCGACCTCACGACTCTCGGTCACGGATTCGGTACAACGCTCCATGCGTGTTGCCGCTTCCAAAGAAGTCGATGAGTTGGAAAGGAATTTAGCGTTTTTAGCTACCGTCGGCTCAACCAGCCCGTATGTCGGTTTGTTTGGCACGGTATGGGGAATCATGAACTCGTTTATTTCACTCGGACAAATGCAGCAAGCCACCCTCGGCGTGGTTGCCCCCGGCATTGCGGAAGCGCTGATTGCGACCGCGATTGGCTTGTTTGCGGCCATTCCAGCGGTGATTGCTTATAACCGTTTCAGTGACAAAATCGACCGTTTGGTGGTGAGTTACGACAATTTCCGCGAAGAATTCACCGCTCTGCTGGAGCGCCATGCCGTTACCCAAAGGAAATTGGCATGAGCAGCCCGCGTCGCCGCCGTAAAATCATGGCAGAAATGAACGTGGTTCCTTACATCGACGTCATGTTGGTGTTGCTGGTTATCTTTATGGTGACAGCCCCGATTATGCAAACCGGCGTGACGGTCGACGCGCCCGATGCCCAAGCCGAGCCACTGGATGCCAACAACCAACAAGAACCGCTCACCATCTCGGTCGATGCCAGCGGCAAATTGTTTTTGGATGACGGTTCAGAAGTCCCGGCTGCCAACGTCACCGCCTACGTCAGCAGCCAATTGGACGCCAAAGCCGAGCGCCCCGTTTACGTCAAAGCCGACAGCACGGTTGAATACCGGCATTTAATGAATGCGATGGTCGCCGTTCAACAAGCCGGTGCAAAAAAAATCGGCCTGATGGCTGACCCTGCACCGCCCGACCAACCGTAAGCTGATCTGCGAAGGGCTACAAGATCATGTTTAAAGAAATACGTAACAAACCACAAGCACTCTTCTGGGCCATTCTGCTGCACGTCCTGATCGTCGGCGTATTATTGCTCAGCTTTCAATGGACTGACCGACCAGAGACCGCCGAAAGCAAAGCCGTCGAAGTCACGCTGCCCGACGCCCCCATTCCCCCCGAAGCAGAACCCAATACCAGCGAACCAGAACGCACCGCATTAACCGCGACAGAAGATGCCTCCCCCGAAAAAGCCGAGCCAACCAAGGCTGATGCAGCAGCGGAGGCAAAAGCGGAAGAGCAAGCCCAGCAACAAGCCATCATCGCGGCGGCGGCGGTCACTGCGGCAGCACAAGCCAAACAGCAAGCCGATGCACAACGCAAAGCACTGGCAGCAACCAAAGCCAAAGAAGCCGAACGCGAACAAGCAGCCGCTGACAAAGCCGCCAAAGCCAAAGAAGCCGCTCGTGAACAATCCGCCGCCGCGCGTCAGGAAGCAGCAGCCGAAGAACGTGCCAAAGCCGAAGCGCGGCGCCGGGCGGAAGCCAGAGCCGAAGCGCGTCGTGCAGCCCTAGCCGCCGAAAAAGAAGCCGAACGCAAACAAGCCAATGCCGCCAACAAAGCCAAGGCAGAAGCCGAAGCGAAAGCGTTGGCAGAAAAGAAAGCCCGCGAAAAAAGCAAAGCCGAAGCCGCTGCGGAAGCCAAAGCCGAGGCAAGAGCAGAAGCCGCAGCAGAGGCTAAAGCCAAGGCAAGAGCAGAAGCCGCTGCGGAAGCCAAAGCCGAAGCAAGAGCAGAAGCCGCTGCGGAAGCCAAAGCTAAGGCAAAAGCCGAAGCAGCGGAAAAAGCAGAAGCCGAAGCAGCCGCCAAAGCCAAATCCGAAGCGCTTGCCCGTAAAAAAGCTGACGCGGAAGAAGCGCAATTGGCTGCTGATCGTGAACGCTGGAAAGCCGCCGAAGCCAAACGCAAAGCCGCTGAAGAAGATGCCCGTCGTGCCGCCGCAGCCGCTGCCAATGCAGGCCCTAGCAATAGCGAATTAAACGCTGCCCGCGCTGCTTGGAAAGCCGCCGTCAACCGTAAAATCAAAGGCAACTGGAACAAACCCGGCGAACGCTTCGGTATGTCTGCCACCATTCGCCTCGGCATTAGCCCATCGGGTGGCATCCGGCGTTTCACCTTGTCTTGTGATGGCAGCACCGCGTTTTGCGAGTCGATCAAATCAGCGGTGCAACGTTCCGACCCATTTCCACGTCCCGAATACCAAGAACTGTACAACGATACTCACGTTATCACGATGGATTAACCGCAATGCACATGAAAACAACCTTACTCGCATCCGTCCTGCTCGTCACAGGGCTTGGCTTACCCGTTACCTCCACGGCTGAAGAGTTATTCTCACGCATCGACATTGATGCCACCGTCGGTGAAACCAGCATCATTGTGATGCCGTTCAGCCCCATGTCCAAAGTCATCGAAGCTGACCTGCAACGCAGTGGGCGTTTTGCACTGATGGATCCGGCACGGGCAGGCGGCAACTTTTCCCCCGACGCTTTGCGTGCCACTGGCGCAGAATACGCCGTGGTCGGCAGTCACAGCGGTGAGATGAATCTGCAACTGGTCAACCTGCGCACCGGGCAAGTGGCTGGCGCATTCCGTATTCCCACGCACCCGAATGAACGGCGCATGGCACACAAAGCCGCCGATTTGGTATTTGAAAAACTCACCGGGGTGAAGGGCGCATTCGACACGCGGATTGCTTACGTTTCCGCCAGCGGGCCTGCCAAAAATCAAACCTACCAATTGATCGTCTCGGATGCCGATGGCTTTACCCCGCGCACCATCGTCTCTTCGCGCAAACCCGTGATGTCCCCCAGTTGGTCGCCGGATGGCAGGCAAGTGGCGTATGTTTCCTATGAAACCGGTCGCCCCGTGGTTTATGCGCAAGATTTAGCATCCGGTGGCAAGCGCACCATTTCTGATCCGAACCGTTCCAGCATTTCCCCGTCATGGTCGCCGGATGGACGCTCGATTGCTTACAGTGTCGCCGAACGCGGTAATTACAATATTGTGGTCAGTGGTGCGAATGGTGGCGGCGCACGCCAGATTACCAACACACGCGGCATTAACGCCGAGCCACAATGGGCCGACAGCAACACCATCGTGTTTACGTCTGACCGCAGCGGGCAACCGCAACTCTACAAAACCACTGCCAGTGGCGGCGGCGAAAGCCGGATGTCATTCAGCGGCGGCTACAATGCCGGAGCCAGCATCGCGGGCAATAGCGTCGCGATGGTACGGCAAAGCGGCGGCACGTCCAGCATCACCATTATGGATGCCGCCACCAAACAGGAACGCACCATTTCACGCGGCACCCAAGACGATTCCCCTGCCATCTCCCCCAATGGCATGATGGTGTTGTATGCGACGGATGCCGGTGGGCGTAACTCCTTGGCAGTCGCCAGTGACAATGGCAAAGCCCACCAAAGCCTGTATTCACAGGCGGGCGATGTACGCGACCCCGCATGGTCGCCCTATCTTGATTAATGAATAGCGAGATGAGTGTTATGAAAATGAAAACATTGGCTTTTTCAGTCCTGATTGCTGCGTTGAGCATCACCGGGTGTCAACAAGTTCCACCGAATGCCGCAGGCACGGGTGGCACTGCTGGCGGTGGTTACGGCACAGGTGGCGGTACCGCAGGCGGTGGTTATGGCACTGACGGCTACGGCACGGGTGGTAATTACGGGAATGGCTACGGTAACGGGACTGGCGCGGGTCAATACACCCCGGCAGAGCTGCGCAACCCCAGCAGCATTCTGGCGCAACGGGTTATTTATTTCGATCTCGACCGCGCTGACATCAAGCCGGAATACATGAACGTCCTCAATGCTCATGCTTCCTTGCTGACGGCTTATCCGAATCTGCGGGTACGTTTGGAAGGCCACGCGGATGAGCGCGGCTCACGCGATTACAACGTTGCCTTGTCGGAGCGCCGGGGTTATTCGGTACTCGATTACATGCAAGTCAAAGGCACTAGCAGCAACCAGATGGAAGTCATCGGTTACGGCGAAGAAGTTCCGGCGGTTTTCGGGCACAATGAAAGCGCGTGGGGTAAAAACCGCCGCGTCGAAATCAAATATGCCGGAGAATAATGTGATGCAAAACCAGCTAAACCGCAGCGTCCTCGGCGCTCTGGTCGCTACGCTGCTGGCGGTTTCCCCTGTCGGGGCAGCACCGCTCTCGGATGAGGCTGCGGTGCAATTACTGCAACGGGTCAATGAACTGGAGCAGGAATTGCGCAACCTACGCGGTGACAATGAAAAACTGCAAAATGAGTTAGAAATCGTGCAGAAAAGTCAGCGCGACACTTTCCAACAAGTCGATGAACGCATTGAAAAACTGCAAGACGCCAGCCCAGACACAGCGGCTCAAGCCGACAAAGCCGAACCCACGCCAGACAAAGTGCTCGATAACGCCGATGTAGACGCACTCAAAGCCAAAGAAACCAAACCCGACCCCAACGGTTTCTACAGCTACGGCACCGACAAGTCAGATGACAAAAACCCACCGGCGGGCGCGGGTAAAACCACCGATACCAACGTCGATAGTCCAACTGATAAAACCACCGAACCGCCCAGCACCAGCAAAGCGCCGGATTCCAGCACCACAGCGGATAAAACCCCAGCACCTGAACGCGAGGAGCGCTCGGTGTATGACGACGCTTTTAAAACCTTGTTGCAAGACCCTAAAGAAGCCGTGCCGGAATTTCGCGCTTTTCTCAAGGACTATCCCAAAAGCCCGCTGGCTTCCAGCGCACAGTATTGGGTGGGTGAAGCGCTGTACGCTGAAAAAGACTTCAAAGGCGCGATTGAAGAGTTTTTAGTGGTACTCAAAGAGCACAAAGGCAGCGACAAAGCCCCCGATGCCGCCCTCAAACTCGGCTACAGTTTCTACGAACTGAAAGACTGGGAAAAAGCCCGCAAAACCTTGCAAGACGTGATCAGCTTCTTCCCGGATAACGCCGAAACTCGCAAACTGGCGCAAGAACGCTTGGATCAAATGAAGACTGAGGGGCATTAAGCCCCTCTTTTTTTAATCAGACTGACAGCTTCTCCTGCAAAATTACGCATTTTTGCATATAGTTATCGGGCATGGATGCCCATTAAATAACAGCGGAGACGCGCATGTTCGGCAAAAAAAGCCCCAAACCAGCCCCTGAATTGAATCTCGCGCAGGTGCTACCCCCTGTGCCATTGAAAACCGCAGCCGCCCGGCGCTTCATGGAATTTTGCCAACAAGACTTCCAAAGCCATACCCACGCGGATGGTTTCGACCCCAAGGTGTATGCAGACGCGGTCGCACTGGTCGTGAACCGCCTCGAAGCCACTCGGCACATGGAGTAAATTCGATGATCATCACTGCCATTAACGCCGAAAACTTCCGCAAATACCAACACCTGCAACTGGAAAACCTGCCAGAGCGTGGCCTAATTGCGCTCACCGGCGGCAATGAATCCGGCAAAAGCAGCATTGGCGACGCCATCCAATTCGGCCTGTTCGGGCGCACCGAACAAGTAAAACCCGCCGACGCTTCCAAATTAATTCACTGGGGAGCCAGCCAAGCCAGCGTTGCCTTGCGCCTGCAACACCGGGGGCACGAATACCGGCTCATACGCTCCATCGACACCGAGGGCAATGTTGCCGCCACCCTGTTTTCCACCGAAGAAGAAGTCACGCTGGCAGATACCCCGGAAACGGTGGAACGCCAACTCAAAGCGCTGTTTGGCTACTATTACGGCGCATTTTCTACCGCGTTTTACTGGGGGCAACAAAGCAGCCATAGCAAGGAAGGCGATAGCGACAACCTCCGTGCCATTGCCGGACTCAAAGAGCACGCCACCCTCAGCAACCAATTGGAACGCGAACAACAAGAACGCCTCGACACGCTCAAGGAAATGGAAGGGCGCTGCAAACACACTTTGCGTTCCATCGACACGTTTCACCTTGATGACACCCAATTGCCGCGCCTCAAGGCTATCGTCACCGATGTGGAAGATCGCCAGCAACAACTCACCCTGATGGCGCAACGGCTCGACAAAGAATCACTCGCCTACCCCAATAATCTCGACGCCTTTCAAAGCGTTGACCAACGCACGCGCAACATCGGACGTTGGACGAAAACCACCCTCGTCGTCTTCCTATTGGCATTGCTGGTAGGCTTGTTCCTGATGTTCACCCCCGAATGGGGCAAGGGTTTGCTCGGCAATCTCTCGGTCTCATGGCAAGACACACTGGGGCGGGGGGCCATCCGCCTTGCCTCGCTTGCAGCCTTGGTCGGTGCAGTGCTATTGGTTTACGGCTGGTATGTGGAAGTGCGCCGCTTGCGCCCGCTACAAACCCACGCCAATCACCTCGCCGCTGCCATGGAAAACAGCTACCAAGCCTGTACCCAGCCGGTTAGCCGCCAGCTCAACACCGATAGCGTTGATTATTTGGTGGAAAAACACCTCGATATGCCAGACACCAGCACCAACCATCCCGACATGGCGTCGATTCCAGAGTGGATACACACCACGCGCCTGTACAAAACCAAAGCCCTCTACGTGCACAGCGCGGCGGATACCCTCAATGTCGGGCTGAGCAACCGTCGCGCCGAATTGGGAAAACACCTAGACACGGCGAAGGCCGAAATTCTCACCGCCGAACAACAATTGGAACACCGCGCACATTTACAAGCCTTGGCAACCGAGCAAGAACAAGCTTTGGAACACGAACGCCGCCAGCACGTCGTCACCAGTACCGCCATCGACTTATTAAAGCGCGATGCCAGCCACTCGATTGAACGCTTCAACCAATTGGTCAAAACACGCTGCCCAGAACTGCTGCAACGTTTCACCCAAGCACATTACCAATCGCTGGAAATTTTGCCCGATTTCAGTCTCAAAGTGTTGTCGGAGGAAAAAGGCGATTACCTCGATTTCAATGAAATTTCGACCGGCACGCAACGCCAAGTGGCCTTAGCCATGCGCATTGCACTGGCAAATGCGTTAGCCGATGCCACCAAAACCGACAAACAAATGCTGTTTTTGGACGAACCCTTTGCATTCTTCGACCCAGAACGCAGCAATAATACGCTGCACAGTTTGGTGGAAACCAGCAAAGGCGTGATGAGCCAAATTTGGTTAACCGCGCAAACCAAGCCGGAAGGTGTTCCGTTAGCGCATCATATTCAATGTCAGCAAAGCGGGCATACCCTAAAGGCATAGAGGCTTTCTTCTTTGCGATTTATCAACCTATAATCCCCTCTGCACTACAGTTAGAGGAGAGGTTATGATATTTGATAATTTTGCATCCGCGCAGTCATTTTTGCTGATCGCGGGCTTTGTGATTGCCTTCATCATGGGGGCAATCGTCAATAAAACCCATTTTTGCACCATGGGTGCGGTATCCGATTGGATCAATATGGGCGATACCGGGCGTTTCCGCGCTTGGGGTTTAGCCATTGGCGTTGCCCTGCTAGGCGTCGTGTTGCTGGAAATGGTGGGGCTGGTGAACGCTAACGGCTCTTACCCGCCTTACCGCAACGGGCAACTGATCTGGGCAGAAAACCTGCTGGGCGGCATTCTGTTTGGTATCGGCATGACGATCGCGGGGGGTTGCGGGAATAAGTGTCTAGTGCGCATTGGCGCGGGCAATCTCAAATCCATTTTCGTGTTCTTGATTATTGGGGTGGTGGGGTATTTCATGCTGAACCCATTCCCCGGCTCGGATAAAACCTTGTATTCGCTATTATTCTACCCTTGGCTCAACCCATTAGCCGTCAATATGGGAAATTCCCAAGATTTGGGAAGCGTCATTGCAGGCGAAGACAATGCCTTGATCGCCCGTTTGGTGATTGGGTCGATTATCGGGCTGTTTCTGGTGTGGCTGGCGTTTAAATCCAAAGATTTCCGCAGCAGCAGTGATTTCGCGCTCGGCGGCATTGCGGTCGGTTTGTGCGTGTTAGCCGCCTGGTATGTCACCAGCAATATTGCCGTGAGCATCGACGATCAACCTTATCCCCTCACCCAATATTACGGCGAATGGGACATGCTGGCGGAATCGGAGGAAGGCAAACCCGCGATTGGCGCAGCACTGGGCGCACAATCGTTCACCTTCATCAATCCGATGGCACAAGCGGTGGGTTATGCAGCGGGTGGTTTCAACAGTAGCTTGTTGACCTTTGGCGTGATGGCATTCTTCGGGGTGATGGCAGGCTCATTGGCGTGGGCATTGGTTAGCCGCACCTTCCGCATCGAATGGTTTGCCTCGGTAGGTGATGTCATTAACCACGTATTAGGCGCAGCATTGATGGGGATTGGCGGTGTCTTAGCGATGGGTTGTACGGTTGGTCAAGCCATTACCGGCGTTTCTACTCTTGCGATTGGCTCATTCATTGCTTTTGCGGGCATTGTGTTGGGCAGTGCGCTCACCATGAAAGTGCAATTCTACCAAATGATGTATGAGGAAGAAGCCAGCTTTGGCAAAGCATTAATCACAGGGTTGGTCGATTTGAAGCTTTTGCCCGAATCATTGCGCAAACTTGAAAAAGTTTAAGCGAAATCGAAAAAAAGACTTGAACCCAAAACGTTTTTGTCTATAATACCGCTCTTCTCAGGGCCGTTAGCTCAGTCGGTAGAGCATCTGACTTTTAATTAGGTGGTCGTGCGTTCGAGTCGCACACGGCCCACCATACACAAATCAAAGGGTTATAGTGTTTTCACTGTAACCCTTTTTTGTTGAAACACGCCTTACGGTACGGTTTCAGGTGTCCTATTTCTGTTTTGACTCCCTCAAAAATGCCCTCATTGATTTTTTGGCATGATTCGCCGGTAATGTTCACGGGCAAGTAATAGGCGTTCTGTGTACTTGGTGTACTTATTCCTCATTCTGAGATTATCGTCAAAATTATACAGGAAATATAAGCAAGAGCTAATATTGCCAACCACTCGCTACCAGACGCACACGCACAACCCCCATACGCGGCAACTTAATCCCATAACCCATTGTTTCCTCTTGAAAAAAAGGTGTGGCAACCCCATATAGATGCTATTTAAAATAGAGAGGCATTGTTCAGCCCCTCATTTGAATCAATGCCGGGAAATGGGGATGAGTCGTTTTTAATCAGAGGGATAGAAGCTTAAGTTGGCGCGTATGCGCACACCCCCCTTTCCCTTTTACATAGCAAGTACACTAACTGCACTAAGTACACACGCCCACAAAAAAGCCGGAACAATGCCCGGCTATTGGTGGTGATTCGATGCTGGCAATCATGCCGCTTTTCGATGGTCGGCAATGTAGCCTTTCAGTGCTTCATCTAGCCTTGTCTGCCAGCCTTCGCCGCTTTCCCTGAAATATTCCACCACCTCAGAGGATAACCGGATAGTAACCCGCTCTTTGGTGGGTGCTTTTTGCTTACCACGTTTCTGGATGATTTGCGCCAGTGCTGGCAACACCTCACCAATGGGACGGAATCCCGCCATATCTTCCGCTGTCAGTTCGCGTACTTCGCCGCTGTCGTCTGTCAGGTGTTCAACACGGGTGATATTGTCGTTCATACATGCTCAACCAAATCAAACGGTAAATCCCGGTGTGCAATGTTCCAAGCGTTCTTTTTCGGGTCATAGTCAATCTTCATCTTACATCCTAATTGTATGCACAATATGACTATAGAGCAATTTTGAAAGGAATGACATTACAGCCGCCAGATTCATAATCAATCCACATACAAATTCCGCCGCAGACAGAAAGATACCAAAATGTAACGTGTTCCCTTAGTCGTCGGGCGACCACCGTGCGGGTGTGTGATGCAAGGCGTAATCACCAAAATCTTGGTGTATTGAGAGCAATTGCTGATCTTCAGCACGATAACGTGCCATGAAACTTTCTTCCGCCATGGTTTCCCGCCAACGTCGCCCTTCCAAGCGCCAATGCTGACGTGCTACTGGGTGACAAAACTCCTCCAACACTTTGTGGTACATGTCATCCCGCCCAAGGTCGCGCAACAAAACATCCGTAGTTGGATAAAAACTGTGGCGATCCGTCGACCATTGCGCTTGCCGTTCAGCCGACTCAATGATTTCTTGGCAAAAAGCATGAGTGAATAAGGGGAAGTGATAAATATCAGACCCCAGCGTCTCTACCACCAGGTCAATTTCTTTGCTGCGAGTTACTGCGTTAATAACTTCACAGTATGCAGGTGAAAACCGCCTAGCGCAGCGTGCCGCAAGCCAAGCGGCTTTATTCCGCAGATAATTGTACGACTACCCCGCCTGATTACCGGATGTCACCGCCCGGTATGATTTGATTAAGGTTTGCCCCTGTTCTTGTGGTTTAAGCTGATCCGATTGCGCAGGCACTTCCACTGTTAATTCCACCAAAATATGTTGGTTGCCATTTTGGGTTTCCTGTTGCCAACAGACTGCGCCTGCTTGTTCGCGGGGTTGCCCGAATTGCTCACTGTAATATTGCAGCACTTTGTCGTGCGGGTCGCGGGTGATAAAGGTATGGCGTGCATACACTTTGCGCTGCCCCTGTTCAGTGGTTGCCGTGCCGTGGCGTGTGCAAATGTGGCTGGCTTGCGGGTAAGGGGTAGTGCTAGAAATGCTTTGAGACTGCCCGGTAGTCTCGCTAGTGTTACTCATGTTGTTGTACCTTGTGTCCGATTGAAATGTTGTGGATTTACCAGGTTATAAAACGTTTTGACTGTAAAAACCGTGATTGATTTCACAGTCGTGACGAAAAAAGCGATAGTCGCGTACTGTAGTGTTTAAGCAACTTGTATGCCAGTTCTGGCATTTACCTTTTGTCGACTTTTTTTGAGCAAATCGCGTAAAAAACGCAATATAAGTGCCATTTCCGCACCAATAGTCAGCAATAATCATTATGAGCTTAGCCATCGTTTACAGCCGCACCAATAACGGGCTGGATGCCCCGTTAGTGAGCGTCGAAGTGCACCTCGCCAATGGTCTGCCCGGTGTTTCCATCGTCGGCTTGCCCGAAACTGCCGTGAAAGAAAGCCGGGATCGTGTCAAAGCCGCCATGACCAATTCCGATTTCAACTTTCCACTGCGGCGCGTCACCATTAATCTGGCTCCGGCGGATATTCCCAAAGATGGCGGGCGTTTCGATTTACCGATTGCGATTGGCATGTTAGCGGCGAGTGAGCAATTGCCCCACGAGGTATTGCAGGGCTACGAATTCATCGGTGAATTATCCTTAGGCGGGCAATTGCGTCCGGTACGCGGCGTCTTGCCCACCGCGTTTGCCGCCCTGCAAGCCGGACGTGCGTTGATCGTGCCGCAAGACAATGCTGCCGAAGCCAGCTTGATCAAAGGCTTGAAGGTTTTTGCCGCCAATACCCTCAGCGAAGTGGTGGAACACCTGCACGGCAGTGAACCGCTGGTGCGTTGGGAACAACACATTGAAACCACCGAGACTACTTACCCCTTCGATCTTAGCGATGTGAAGGGGCAGTTCATGGCACGTCGGGCGTTGGAAATTGCCGCTGCGGGCGGTCACAATTTGCTGATGGTCGGACCACCAGGGACGGGCAAAACCATGCTCGCCAATCGCCTTGCCACGATTTT
The sequence above is drawn from the Thiothrix subterranea genome and encodes:
- the ruvB gene encoding Holliday junction branch migration DNA helicase RuvB → MEKPAAHILSPQHQREETTIDEHIRPRRLQDYIGQPVVREQMEIFIHAARHRGEALDHVLIFGPPGLGKTTLSHIIAHEMGANLRQTSGPVLEKAGDLAALLTNLEPHDVLFIDEIHRLSPMVEEILYPALEDFQLDIMIGEGPAARSIKLDLPPFTLVGATTRAGLLTSPLRDRFGIVQRLEFYNVDDLAYIVQRAASIIGANIDAGGAQEIARRSRGTPRIANRLLRRVRDYVQVKGNGIIDTEMADKALNMLNVDNQGFDHMDRRLLLAVMEKFDGGPVGVDSLAAAIGEERGTIEDVLEPFLIQQGFLMRTPRGRVATRHAWQHFGLNIPARFNPNATPADQAGNSFDLFE
- the ybgC gene encoding tol-pal system-associated acyl-CoA thioesterase is translated as MTYLNEFIFPVRVYYEDTDAGGVVYHANYLRFMERARTEWLRTLGFEQDTLAQELNAVFVVAGLEIAYRKPARFNDALLVNAKIDTIGRASLLFKQEIWREGRNNSRELLTTASVKVVCVNTGTFRSMTIPTAIRELLQ
- the tolQ gene encoding protein TolQ; this encodes MTTDLSILKLIMDASLVVKIVMILLVLASLLSWTLIMVKSSTINSTQSNVTQFEERFWSGVSLNSLYEELSQKTQRRGLERIFYDGFHEYKRALNTDPTSRLSVTDSVQRSMRVAASKEVDELERNLAFLATVGSTSPYVGLFGTVWGIMNSFISLGQMQQATLGVVAPGIAEALIATAIGLFAAIPAVIAYNRFSDKIDRLVVSYDNFREEFTALLERHAVTQRKLA
- the tolR gene encoding protein TolR, with protein sequence MSSPRRRRKIMAEMNVVPYIDVMLVLLVIFMVTAPIMQTGVTVDAPDAQAEPLDANNQQEPLTISVDASGKLFLDDGSEVPAANVTAYVSSQLDAKAERPVYVKADSTVEYRHLMNAMVAVQQAGAKKIGLMADPAPPDQP
- the tolA gene encoding cell envelope integrity protein TolA, with the translated sequence MFKEIRNKPQALFWAILLHVLIVGVLLLSFQWTDRPETAESKAVEVTLPDAPIPPEAEPNTSEPERTALTATEDASPEKAEPTKADAAAEAKAEEQAQQQAIIAAAAVTAAAQAKQQADAQRKALAATKAKEAEREQAAADKAAKAKEAAREQSAAARQEAAAEERAKAEARRRAEARAEARRAALAAEKEAERKQANAANKAKAEAEAKALAEKKAREKSKAEAAAEAKAEARAEAAAEAKAKARAEAAAEAKAEARAEAAAEAKAKAKAEAAEKAEAEAAAKAKSEALARKKADAEEAQLAADRERWKAAEAKRKAAEEDARRAAAAAANAGPSNSELNAARAAWKAAVNRKIKGNWNKPGERFGMSATIRLGISPSGGIRRFTLSCDGSTAFCESIKSAVQRSDPFPRPEYQELYNDTHVITMD
- the tolB gene encoding Tol-Pal system beta propeller repeat protein TolB, with amino-acid sequence MKTTLLASVLLVTGLGLPVTSTAEELFSRIDIDATVGETSIIVMPFSPMSKVIEADLQRSGRFALMDPARAGGNFSPDALRATGAEYAVVGSHSGEMNLQLVNLRTGQVAGAFRIPTHPNERRMAHKAADLVFEKLTGVKGAFDTRIAYVSASGPAKNQTYQLIVSDADGFTPRTIVSSRKPVMSPSWSPDGRQVAYVSYETGRPVVYAQDLASGGKRTISDPNRSSISPSWSPDGRSIAYSVAERGNYNIVVSGANGGGARQITNTRGINAEPQWADSNTIVFTSDRSGQPQLYKTTASGGGESRMSFSGGYNAGASIAGNSVAMVRQSGGTSSITIMDAATKQERTISRGTQDDSPAISPNGMMVLYATDAGGRNSLAVASDNGKAHQSLYSQAGDVRDPAWSPYLD
- a CDS encoding peptidoglycan-associated lipoprotein, coding for MKMKTLAFSVLIAALSITGCQQVPPNAAGTGGTAGGGYGTGGGTAGGGYGTDGYGTGGNYGNGYGNGTGAGQYTPAELRNPSSILAQRVIYFDLDRADIKPEYMNVLNAHASLLTAYPNLRVRLEGHADERGSRDYNVALSERRGYSVLDYMQVKGTSSNQMEVIGYGEEVPAVFGHNESAWGKNRRVEIKYAGE